DNA sequence from the Solirubrobacterales bacterium genome:
GAAGGTGACCAGGGTGTCCCGCGAGGAGAACCTGGCGATGATCGGTGAATCAGTCGCCTTCCTCAGGGAGAGCGGCAAACGGGTCTTCTACGACGCGGAGCATTTCTTCGATGCCTTCCGCGACGACCCGGACTACTCGCTGACCTGCCTTCGCGAGGCGGCGGATGCCGGGGCGGAGGCGCTGGTGCTATGCGACACCAACGGCTCCAGCCTCCCCGACCAGATCGCGGAAGCGACCGCCGCCGTCCACCGGGAGCTGCCGGGGGTTGAACTCGGCATCCACGTCCATAACGATCTCGAGTGCGCGGTGGCCAACTCGCTGGCGGCGGTCCGCGAGGGTGCCCGGCAGGTCCAGGGGACGATCAACGGATACGGGGAACGCACCGGTAACGCCAACCTCGTCTCGATCCTGCCGTCGCTGCAGCTGAAGATGGGCTTCGATGTGGTTTCGGAGGACCAGCTCGCCGAACTTTCAGGAACCTCCCATTTCGTCGCCGAGCTGCTCAACCTGCCGGCCAACCCGAATCAGCCGTACGTGGGGCGCAACGCCTTCGCCCACAAGGGCGGCCTTCACGTGGCGGGGATCGCTGCCGACGCCAGCACCTTCGAGCACATCGACCCGGAGGTGGTCGGCAACAGCCGGGCGATCCTGCCTTCGGAACTTTCGGGCAAGGCGACGATCGTCTCCCGGGCGAAGGAGCTCGGCCTCGATCTGGATGATGCCGCTGCCCGTGAAGTGACCGAGGAGCTCAAACGCCGTGAGCATGCCGGCTACCAGTACGAGGCGGCGGATGCCTCGTTCGATCTGCTGCTGCGGCGCGAAGCGGGTGAGTACGAACCCCTGTTCACCCTGGAGAGCTTCCGGGTTATCACCGAGATGCACGGCGATGGCCGGGCCAGTGCCGAGGCGGTGCTGAAGATCCGGGTCCAGGGGGATCGCCAGGTGGCGGTCGCGGAGGGCAACGGTCCGGTCGAAGCCCTCGATACCGCGCTGCGGTCGGTGATCGACCGTTACTACCCGCATCTGGCGGAAGTGGATCTGACCGGCTACCGGGTGAGGATTCTCGACTCCGATCACGGCACCGGGGCTGGCACCCGGGTGCTGCTCGACTCCTCCGACGGGGAGAGGTCCTGGGGTTCGATCGGGGTCTCGGAGAACATCATCGAGGCTTCCTGGGAGGCGCTGGTCGACTCGCTCGAGTACGCCTCTTCCCGCACGGAGCAGGCCGGATGAACCGGACGCCGCTCGCCCTGGCCCGGCCCGAGATCGGGCCGGAGGAGGAGCGGCTGGTGCTCGAAGTGCTGCGTTCGGGGCAGCTTTCACTAGGCCCGATGCTGGAGCGCTTCGAGCAGGAGTTCTCCGGCTGGCTCGGGGTCGAGGACGCGATCGCCGTCTCCAGCGGCACCGCCGCCCTCCACCTCGGGGTGCGGGCCAACGGATGGGGTCCGGGCGACGAAGTAATACTCAGTCCGTTCACCTTCGTCGCCTCCGCGAACTGCCTGCTCTACGAGGGCGTGAAACCGGTCTTCGCCGACATCGACCCGGGGACCGGCAACTTTGATCCGGGGCAGGCCGCGGCGGCGATCGGGCCGGATACCGCCGGCCTGCTGCCGATCGACATTTTCGGCTGGCCCGCCGATATGCCCGCCTTCGAGCAACTCGCGGCGGAACATGGGCTCGGCCTGCTGGAAGACTCCTGTCAGGCGCTGGGGGCGATCGACCGGGAGGGCCGCAAGGTCGGATCCCGCGGCAATCTCGCCACCTTCGCCTTCTACGCCAACAAGCAGATGACCACCGGAGAGGGAGGCATTCTCATCCCCCGGAACGCGGATGAGGCAGCCCGAATCCGCTCTGAACGCAACCAGGGCCGGGCGCTGGACATGGACTGGCTCGATCACGACCGGCTCGGCTTCAACTACCGGATGAGTGACATCCAGGCCGCGATCGGGGTCGCCCAGATCGGGCGGATCGACCAGCTGCTGGCCGGGCGGGCGAGGGTCGCCGGACTGTACGGTGAGGCGCTCGCC
Encoded proteins:
- the cimA gene encoding citramalate synthase → MTEVTLYDTTLRDGMQGQGMSLSAEEKVRVVHALDRLGVHYIEAGFPASNPKEAELFSLLAGEQLEQAVICSFGMTRRRGVKAEEDEALGLLADTFAPVVTIVGKTWSLHLEKVTRVSREENLAMIGESVAFLRESGKRVFYDAEHFFDAFRDDPDYSLTCLREAADAGAEALVLCDTNGSSLPDQIAEATAAVHRELPGVELGIHVHNDLECAVANSLAAVREGARQVQGTINGYGERTGNANLVSILPSLQLKMGFDVVSEDQLAELSGTSHFVAELLNLPANPNQPYVGRNAFAHKGGLHVAGIAADASTFEHIDPEVVGNSRAILPSELSGKATIVSRAKELGLDLDDAAAREVTEELKRREHAGYQYEAADASFDLLLRREAGEYEPLFTLESFRVITEMHGDGRASAEAVLKIRVQGDRQVAVAEGNGPVEALDTALRSVIDRYYPHLAEVDLTGYRVRILDSDHGTGAGTRVLLDSSDGERSWGSIGVSENIIEASWEALVDSLEYASSRTEQAG
- a CDS encoding DegT/DnrJ/EryC1/StrS family aminotransferase, encoding MNRTPLALARPEIGPEEERLVLEVLRSGQLSLGPMLERFEQEFSGWLGVEDAIAVSSGTAALHLGVRANGWGPGDEVILSPFTFVASANCLLYEGVKPVFADIDPGTGNFDPGQAAAAIGPDTAGLLPIDIFGWPADMPAFEQLAAEHGLGLLEDSCQALGAIDREGRKVGSRGNLATFAFYANKQMTTGEGGILIPRNADEAARIRSERNQGRALDMDWLDHDRLGFNYRMSDIQAAIGVAQIGRIDQLLAGRARVAGLYGEALAGIEGLELWPDSNGQARRSWFVYPVRLPEGSDRNGVIRQLGEQGIPAKAYLPAIHLMPHLREYGYGEGDFPQAEALAARSLALPFHAGLNEADITRVATALAAVLA